The following proteins are encoded in a genomic region of Fusarium oxysporum f. sp. lycopersici 4287 chromosome 1, whole genome shotgun sequence:
- a CDS encoding murein transglycosylase: MKNLITYTLAATLAAGATAQHHQHQHMHARRHAGSKVEKRDPDVITEYVVAATETVYELGGEEIDIHAAKAGLDGGSLVIVGESNPTYDAPAAPATSAAQPAKVSQPKKEVGAQFYESKTAAATTAVPKPVYSAPAATQSKASKPKSSKPKTSGSSSSYSGSSGATGVDKTFESGTIDCSEFPSEYGAVALDWLNLGGWSGIQYCPDFSFASKLIYQIDTAISGDGCKPGAMCSYACPVGYQKTQWPAAQGSERESIGGLYCNKDGKLELTRDGYDTLCEPGVGGVTIQNDLDEQVVTCRTDYPGTENMVVPAVAEPGSSVAVCNPNQDKYYVWDGVGTSAQYYVNKKGYTVEEACVWDSSKGKDAGNWAPVVLGVGMKNGMTFVSIFQNSPTSTALLDFNIEIKGGNKKCSYVNGQWSEGTGCTTAAAEGQKITVRYY; this comes from the exons ATGAAGAACCTCATCACTTACACCCTTGCGGCTACGCTCGCCGCCGGTGCTACCGCCCAGCatcaccagcaccagcacaTGCACGCTCGCCGTCATGCTGGCtccaaggtcgagaagcGTGACCCTGATGTTATCACCGAGTACGTTGTCGCCGCCACCGAGACCGTTTATGAGCTCGGCGGAGAGGAGATCGACATTCACGCCGCCAAGGCTGGTCTCGATGGAGGTAGCCTCGTAATTGTTGGCGAGTCCAACCCTACCTACGATGCACCCGCAGCTCCTGCGACCAGTGCTGCTCAGCCCGCGAAGGTTTCTcagcccaagaaggaggtgGGCGCTCAATTCTACGAGTCTAAGACTGCCGCTGCTACTACCGCAGTGCCCAAGCCTGTCTACTCGGCCCCAGCCGCCACTCAATCCAAGGCCTCCAAGCCTAAGTCttccaagcccaagaccagtggctccagctccagctaCAGTGGCTCCAGCGGCGCTACTGGTGTTGACAAGACGTTTGAGAGCGGTACTATCGACTGCAGCGAGTTCCCCTCGGAGTATGGTGCTGTTGCCCTCGACTGGCTGAACCTTGGTGGCTGGTCTGGCATTCAGTACTGCCCTGACTTCAGCTTCGCGTCCAAGCTGATCTACCAGATTGACACTGCCATCTCTGGCGACGGTTGCAAGCCCGGTGCTATGTGCTCCTACGCTTGCCCCGTTGGCTACCAGAAGACCCAGTGGCCCGCTGCTCAAGGTTCCGAGCGTGAGTCTATTGGTGGACTCTACTGCAACAAGGACGGCAAGCTCGAACTGACCCGTGACGGTTACGACACTCTTTGCGAACCTGGTGTCGGTGGTGTCACTATTCAAAACGACCTCGACGAGCAGGTTGTGACTTGCCGAACTGACTACCCCGGAACTGAGAACATGGTTGTCCCTGCTGTCGCTGAGCCTGGTAGCAGCGTCGCTGTATGCAACCCCAACCAGGACAAGTACTACGTCTGGGACGGTGTAGGCACCTCAGCCCAGTACTACGTCAACAAGAAGGGCTACACTGTCGAGGAGGCTTGTGTTTGGGACAGctccaagggcaaggatgcCGGTAACTGGGCACCAGTTGTTCTCGGTGTTGGCATGAAGAACGGCATGACCTTTGTCTCCATTTTCCAGAACTCGCCAACCAGCACTGCCCTCCTTGACTTCAACATTGAGATCAAGGGTGGCAACAAGAAATGCTCCTACGTCAACGGCCAGTGGAGCGAGGGAACTGGCTGCACC ACTGCTGCTGCCGAGGGCCAGAAGATTACTGTCCGATACTATTAA
- a CDS encoding synaptosomal-associated protein, 23kDa yields the protein MKKFGFGKKGDDGDDANRHALFGRKKSSQPSSSENPYAKQGGKDPYADDAKYANVTPYQQARAGLNNGPGAQAPNSYGAPAPAQGSFNSQPQPPSGYGADRYGSGGGYGGNRYGDSAPQNRYNSPGPAAGARGPGGYGGFGPSEPDTNRDNLFAGAQERQAQKQQPTNNGPQSGADGGSYGGYGEERELTAEEQEEAEYQSILAEKRQLQQDSASSVSRSVQMARQANEVGRATLARLGAQGERLNNTEKHLDLAANQNKIAQDRAAELKTLNGSMFAVHVSNPFTSKQRKQKADDEVMARHRSEREQREATRRDGFQANQRMEGNFRDMNTVGRPRQQPRKKEYGKYNLDDEEGADELEDQIDDGITELEGQVSMMNMVGRAIGKEVDSQNKQIDRIMNKSDAVDDATRMNRERLARIK from the exons ATGAAGAAGTTTGGCTTTGGAAAGAaaggcgatgatggtgatgacgCCAACCGCCACGCCCTCTTTGGTCGCAAGAAGTCGTCTCAGCCTAGTTCCTCTGAGAACCCTTACGCCAAACAAGGCGGAAAAGACCCCTATGCCGACGATGCAAAGTATGCCAACGTAACCCCTTATCAGCAAGCCCGCGCTGGTCTCAACAACGGCCCTGGCGCCCAGGCTCCGAATTCCTACGGTGCTCCCGCTCCTGCACAAGGAAGCTTCAACTCTCAGCCCCAGCCTCCGAGCGGATACGGTGCTGACCGATACGGATCCGGCGGCGGCTATGGTGGAAATCGATATGGCGACTCTGCTCCTCAGAACAGATACAACAGCCCCGGCCCAGCTGCTGGTGCAAGAGGCCCCGGTGGCTATGGTGGTTTTGGACCCAGTGAGCCTGACACCAACAGAGACAACTTGTTCGCTGGTGCTCAGGAACGCCAGGCCCAGAAGCAACAACCTACCAACAACGGTCCACAGTCAGGAGCCGACGGCGGCTCGTACGGCGGTTATGGTGAGGAGCGCGAGTTGACCGCtgaggagcaagaagaagctgaataTCAATCTATTCTGGCGGAGAAGCGACAACTTCAGCAGGACAGTGCATCCTCAGTCAGCCGGTCGGTACAAATGGCTCGGCAAGCCAACGAAGTCGGTCGCGCCACCCTAGCTCGCCTGGGAGCTCAAGGAGAGCGATTGAACAACACGGAAAAGCATCTTGATCTAGCTGCCAACCAGAACAAGATTGCTCAAGACCGGGCTGCCGAACTCAAGACACTCAACGGAAGTATGTTTGCCGTGCATGTCAGCAACCCTTTTACCTCCAAGCAACGCAAGCAAAAAGCGGACGATGAGGTCATGGCACGCCATCGATCTGAACGAGAACAACGAGAAGCCACCCGCCGTGATGGTTTCCAAGCCAACCAGCGCATGGAAGGCAACTTCAGAGACATGAACACCGTGGGCCGGCCACGACAGCAACCTCGTAAGAAGGAATACGGCAAATATAAccttgacgatgaggagggagcggatgagcttgaggacCAGATCGATGATGGCATCACCGAGCTTGAGGGTCAAGTGTCCATGATGAATATGGTCGGCAGAGCTATTGGCAAGGAGGTTGACTCGCAGAACAAGCAGATCGACCGTATTATGAACAAG AGCGATGCTGTTGACGATGCCACGAGAATGAACCGAGAACGATTGGCCCGTATCAAGTAA
- a CDS encoding histone deacetylase HOS2: MDIDSYRYRVPKPNYLPHIADEDRDNSVVEEFSNQPLGLASEMDNAKFYNKCKRLAEESGITKPKGYNVSFHCNPDIEKHHFGVTHPMKPWRLTLSKSLIYSYGMSFAMDNYISRAATYEELAEFHSSDYLDFLGTVLPEPVPRDLENQGVDLKFNLGGSDCPLFDGLFNYCSLSAGGSLDAARKICSKQSDIAISWGGGLHHAKRSEASGFCYINDIVIAILELLRYYPRVLYIDIDVHHGDGVEEAFFSTDRVMTVSFHKYDPNNFFPGTGALDDNGPKSEHNPGAHHAFNVPLNDGITDEQYDHLFNTVIGKIVEKFRPGAIALQCGADSLAGDRLGRFNLQVQGHGACVKFCKEMGIPMILFGGGGYTPRNVARAWTYETSIAINAQDKINPILPEHAPWRDHFRQDTLFPTLEQILGEPRVNRNPPKRLQEIVQHVTEQLRFVEAAPSVQLQTIPPDLGAIRDDVEERLKEENEERRDEVRKAREAAIGTAMQL, encoded by the coding sequence ATGGACATAGACTCCTATAGGTACCGGGTGCCTAAACCCAACTACCTTCCCCATATTGCAGACGAGGATCGTGATAACTCGGTTGTTGAGGAGTTCTCCAATCAACCGCTGGGGCTGGCTAGTGAGATGGACAATGCTAAATTCTACAACAAGTGCAAGCGTCTGGCTGAAGAGTCTGGTATCACAAAACCCAAAGGTTACAATGTTTCCTTCCACTGCAATCCGGACATTGAGAAGCATCATTTTGGAGTCACTCATCCTATGAAACCTTGGCGATTAACTCTGTCCAAGAGTCTCATCTACTCTTACGGAATGTCATTCGCAATGGATAATTACATCTCCAGAGCCGCCACATATGAGGAGCTTGCAGAATTTCATTCTTCTGACTATCTAGATTTCCTTGGTACTGTACTTCCTGAGCCAGTACCTCGGGATCTCGAGAACCAGGGGGTTGACCTCAAGTTCAACCTTGGTGGTTCTGATTGTCCCCTCTTTGATGGCCTTTTCAACTACTGTTCGTTATCAGCCGGTGGATCTCTTGACGCGGCCAGGAAGATTTGCTCCAAGCAGTCTGATATCGCCATTTCCTGGGGTGGCGGTCTTCATCATGCCAAGAGGTCTGAAGCGTCTGGATTTTGTTATATCAACGACATCGTGATCGCCATCCTTGAACTCCTTCGATACTATCCGCGAGTATTATACATCGACATCGATGTGCACCATGGAGACGGTGTGGAAGAAGCCTTTTTTTCAACGGACAGAGTCATGACAGTCTCTTTTCACAAATATGACCCGAATAACTTCTTCCCGGGCACTGGCGCTCTCGATGACAACGGCCCTAAGAGCGAGCATAATCCGGGCGCTCACCATGCTTTCAACGTACCATTGAACGACGGTATCACTGATGAGCAATACGATCATTTATTTAACACTGTAATTGGCAAGATTGTGGAGAAATTCCGACCGGGTGCAATCGCTTTGCAATGCGGTGCGGATTCTTTGGCCGGCGATCGTCTGGGCCGCTTCAATCTCCAAGTTCAGGGTCACGGCGCCTGTGTCAAGTTCTGCAAAGAAATGGGCATCCCCATGATCCTCTTTGGAGGCGGCGGCTACACTCCCAGGAACGTGGCGAGGGCATGGACTTACGAGACGAGTATTGCTATCAATGCCCAAGACAAGATCAACCCCATTCTTCCAGAGCATGCCCCATGGCGTGATCACTTCCGGCAGGATACCCTCTTCCCTACTCTGGAACAAATCCTGGGCGAACCACGAGTGAATCGGAATCCCCCGAAGCGACTACAGGAGATTGTGCAACATGTTACGGAACAACTCCGGTTTGTGGAAGCAGCACCAAGCGTTCAGCTCCAGACAATACCGCCAGATCTTGGTGCCATTAGAGACGATGTTGAGGAACGGCTGAAGGAGGAAAACGAAGAGAGACGCGACGAGGTCCGGAAAGCCCGAGAAGCTGCAATTGGAACCGCCATGCAGCTTTGA
- a CDS encoding acetate non-utilizing protein 9, mitochondrial, producing MRPSLLRLASAANTQRGLKPNPTALLPPIPLYRRLLRAHRKHLPAEMRVLGDEYIKAEFRAHRKVDNPAHLIGFLTEWQMYAQKIEGDQWVGDKLDEQKLSKMSDEQIHQLYELMQAIQNRSKEGGEQES from the exons ATGCGTCCATCTCTGTTAAGACTGGCATCAGCCGCAAACACACAACGAGGCCTCAAACCCAACCCTACTGCCCTTCTTCCTCCTATTCCTTTATACCGCCGACTCCTCCGTGCCCATCGCAAGCATTTGCCAgctgagatgagagttcttggagatgagtACATCAAGGCTGAGTTTAGAGCGCACAGAAAGGTGGATAACCCGGCTCACCTG ATTGGTTTCCTAACAGAGTGGCAAATGTATGCGCAAAAAATTGAAGGCGATCAGTGGGTGGGTGACAAGTTAGATGAGCAGAAGCTCTCAAAGATGAGCG ATGAACAAATACACCAACTATACGAGTTGATGCAGGCCATTCAAAACCGGAGCAAAGAAGGTGGCGAGCAGGAGTCATAG
- a CDS encoding hypothetical protein (At least one base has a quality score < 10) produces MSFSFGFAGDDISDDEQTPSVVKPTAAAAATTSAFPVPGKPQLPPTVHQLSDLLAQLPSKIAYSLLDVTLDDGTTIQLPRRELWDVRVQLMAEEEDVAGAQSEGLGSHDVKTGVYEGGFKSWESSVDLVKVLAVNKVTSALEQKGFRVMELGCGTALPSLAVFQWAMASASEKKPLSLIMADYNPSVLQLVTLPNFILSWALNNPQVPVLREAFSIEGEVELGPDVLAAFEQSLKEASVTLSFVSGAWSQEFVDLIYALPSGHDQEMSTLLLGAETIYSPFALQAFLETLFLILEKEKKTDGNEAAALVGAKRLYFGVGGSLDDFIDKARQKGARVEQLREEEEGVEGVLFSAFFGPT; encoded by the exons ATGTCGTTTTCATTTGGTTTCGCCGGTGACGACATCTCCGATGATGAGCAGACTCCATCTGTCGTCAAGCCTACGGCAGCTGCTGCAGCCACCACCAGCGCATTTCCCGTCCCAGGAAAGCCTCAGCTCCCACCAACTGTTCACCAACTGTCTGATTTGCTTGCTCAGCTACCGTCAAAGATCGCTTATAGCCTCCTAGATGTGACACTCGATGATGGAACTACTATTCAGCTACCGCGGAGAGAGTTATGGGACGTGAGGGTGCAGCTGatggccgaggaggaagacgtTGCTGGCGCTCAGTCTGAAGGCTTGGGAAGCCATGATGTGAAAACGGGTGTTTATGAGGGCGGTTTTAAAAGCTGGGAGAGCAGTGTCGATTTAGTTAAGGTACTGGCTGTGAATAAGGTCACCTCAGCACTGGAACAAAAGGGTTTTCGAGTCATGGAG CTTGGATGCGGTACAGCACTACCATCTTTGGCAGTCTTCCAATGGGCCATGGCCTCAGCATCCGAAAAAAAGCCTCTGTCTCTTATCATGGCGGACTATAACCCTTCAGTTCTCCAGCTCGTCACTTTGCCCAACTTCATCCTTTCATGGGCCCTTAACAACCCTCAGGTACCTGTTCTTCGAGAAGCTTTCTCAATTGAGGGTGAGGTTGAGCTAGGCCCCGATGTTCTCGCCGCCTTCGAACAATCACTCAAGGAAGCGAGCGTCACTCTCTCCTTTGTGTCTGGCGCTTGGTCACAGGAATTCGTCGATCTCATATACGCTCTGCCTTCAGGCCATGATCAAGAAATGAGCACGCTGCTTCTCGGTGCAGAAACAATCTACTCCCCATTTGCCCTCCAGGCCTTCCTCGAAACCCTCTTCTTAATACtggaaaaagagaagaagactgaTGGAAACGAAGCGGCTGCTCTTGTAGGAGCAAAACGCCTATACTTTGGGGTCGGTGGTTCACTGGATGACTTTATTGACAAAGCACGTCAGAAAGGGGCCCGAGTGGAACAGCtcagagaagaggaagaaggggTCGAAGGGGTGTTGTTCAGTGCGTTCTTTGGGCCGACATAG
- a CDS encoding hypothetical protein (At least one base has a quality score < 10) — protein sequence MPQAEALDPGLILDDWINRVQNLPEEIRFIQEEVADKDRQYSECLRTIEDRDGKIQKWIKTNGSHEPNPKEDLLRKQVRDSFAQADQLSKEKIELCQKMQIIVDKHLKNLDSQIKLLYDRAEPGFTDPDEVPSLLRPSAANHTAPSIRAINPASHMTTAAGPSTPLAAAQTSSNPALARLPNHPNVRHAQSQQHAASAPATPAASMILNRQREGSAGPATKRVARVNPALGTIPTTSSGLARHSSLGPGTPKGGAIGGSGLARAGSAGPRTGSVKSTGTMSGRRGTPTGGIRKKPTNKSNLSRVKKASNRNSPAPTNDSELSDVDSGSGEDEDGADGRSRGTPVADGKDVDGDDIIGEADDDDEEGGDDKKYCLCHNVSYGDMVACDNDNCPYEWFHWSCVDLKSEPNGTWYCPKCREKLQKKGK from the coding sequence ATGCCTCAAGCCGAAGCCCTCGACCCTGGCTTGATCCTCGACGACTGGATTAACCGCGTCCAAAACCTCCCCGAAGAGATCCGCTTCATACAAGAAGAGGTCGCCGATAAAGATCGTCAATACTCCGAGTGCTTACGTACGATCGAGGACCGGGACGGGAAGATACAGAAATGGATCAAGACAAACGGAAGCCATGAGCCAAACCCTAAGGAAGACCTTCTTCGAAAACAAGTCCGCGACAGTTTTGCGCAAGCCGACCAACTATCGAAAGAAAAGATCGAATTGTGCCAGAAGATGCAGATCATAGTAGACAAGCATCTCAAAAACCTGGACAGCCAAATCAAGTTGCTTTACGACCGAGCCGAACCTGGCTTTACCGATCCTGACGAAGTCCCCTCATTACTTCGACCGAGCGCTGCAAATCATACTGCCCCTTCGATCCGGGCCATAAACCCAGCAAGTCATATGACCACTGCGGCTGGTCCCTCGACTCCTCTTGCCGCTGCACAAACCTCTTCAAATCCCGCACTTGCTCGACTTCCCAACCACCCTAATGTTCGTCACGCACAGTCTCAGCAGCACGCAGCGTCTGCTCCGGCAACACCCGCAGCCAGCATGATTCTGAATCGACAAAGAGAAGGTTCTGCAGGACCCGCGACAAAGCGCGTCGCTCGGGTGAACCCTGCTTTGGGGACTATACCAACTACATCAAGCGGTTTGGCAAGACACTCATCACTTGGACCCGGCACCCCTAAGGGCGGTGCCATCGGAGGGTCTGGTCTTGCGAGGGCAGGTAGTGCAGGCCCAAGAACCGGGTCTGTGAAGTCAACAGGAACAATGAGCGGTCGTCGAGGTACGCCTACGGGTGGAATACGGAAGAAGCCTACCAACAAGTCGAATCTTTCGCGGGTTAAGAAAGCCTCAAATCGAAACTCGCCTGCGCCAACGAATGATAGTGAACTTTCGGATGTCGACAGTGGCAGTggagaggacgaagatggcGCCGACGGTCGGTCAAGAGGTACGCCCGTGGCCGATGGTAAGGATGTTGACGGAGATGATATTATAGGAGAagctgatgatgacgacgaagaggGTGGCGACGACAAGAAGTATTGCCTTTGCCATAATGTGAGCTACGGGGACATGGTCGCGTGCGACAACGACAATTGTCCGTATGAGTGGTTTCACTGGTCATGCGTCGATCTCAAGAGCGAGCCCAACGGGACATGGTACTGCCCTAAGTGTAGAGAAAAGCTACAAAAGAAGGGCAAGTAG